A single region of the Salvia splendens isolate huo1 chromosome 18, SspV2, whole genome shotgun sequence genome encodes:
- the LOC121775744 gene encoding protein PIN-LIKES 7-like: MGLLNLFEVASMPILQVLIISMLGAFMATDHLKLLPPDARKYMNKIVFVAFTPSLVFASLAKTVNFQEIISWWFMPVNIGLTFLFGASFGWIMVKILRPEPYIRNLILAVCSSGNLGNILLIIVPAICKENGSPFGDANVCSTVGLSYVSYSMAVGAFYIWTYTYHLIRSAGVKYRAALEAEDPKKQPNNDLEADNKSLLLTGAEHADAPTQIEDFRHEQTIEVKTQWGQVFGILHQLGEELMSPPVVAAFLGFVFGAVAWLRDILIGESAPLRVIFDSITLLGDGTIPCITLILGGNLTLGLRKAKLSLSLIVAVIIVKYVILPMIGIGVVLGAAHLGFLPTDPLFRFVLMIQFALPPAMNIGTMTQLFDVAQEECSVLFLWTYLAAAVALTGWSTVFMWILT, translated from the exons ATGGGGTTGTTGAATCTGTTCGAGGTTGCATCCATGCCGATTCTTCAGGTGCTCATAATAAGCATGCTTGGAGCCTTCATGGCTACTGATCACCTCAAGCTCCTCCCGCCCGATGCCAGAAAGTACATGAACAAA ATTGTGTTTGTGGCCTTCACTCCGTCCCTTGTGTTTGCGAGCCTCGCAAAGACTGTCAACTTCCAAGAGATCATCTCGTG GTGGTTCATGCCAGTTAACATCGGGCTAACGTTCTTGTTTGGGGCGAGTTTTGGATGGATCATGGTTAAAATACTAAGACCAGAACCTTACATACGGAACCTTATCTTAGCCGTTTGTTCATCAG GAAACCTGGGGAACATTCTGTTGATCATCGTCCCTGCGATCTGCAAGGAAAACGGTAGTCCATTCGGAGATGCAAATGTCTGCTCCACAGTGGGACTCTCATATGTTTCTTATTCAATGGCT GTTGGCGCATTCTACATATGGACTTACACGTACCACTTGATACGAAGCGCGGGGGTGAAATACAGAGCAGCTCTCGAAGCAGAGGACCCCAAAAAGCAGCCTAACAACGACTTAGAGGCGGACAACAAGTCTCTCCTTCTAACTGGAGCAGAGCACGCCGATGCGCCCACCCAAATCGAAGACTTTAGGCACGAACAAACT ATTGAGGTGAAGACACAATGGGGTCAAGTGTTCGGGATTTTGCATCAACTAGGAGAGGAGCTAATGTCTCCTCCAGTCGTTGCTGCT TTTTTGGGATTCGTATTTGGGGCTGTGGCATGGCTCCGGGACATTCTCATTGGCGAGAGCGCTCCCCTGAGAGTGATATTCGACTCTATAACATTGCTCGG GGATGGAACCATTCCTTGCATTACCCTCATACTCGGAGGGAACCTAACACTAG GGTTGCGCAAGGCGAAGCTGAGCCTATCGCTGATTGTGGCGGTGATTATAGTGAAATATGTGATACTTCCTATGATTGGGATAGGTGTAGTGCTCGGAGCTGCACATCTAGGATTCCTGCCTACGGATCCACTGTTCCGGTTCGTGTTGATGATTCAGTTCGCTCTTCCACCTGCCATGAACATTG GTACGATGACGCAGCTGTTTGATGTGGCTCAAGAAGAGTGTTCGGTTCTCTTTCTGTGGACTTACTTGGCTGCGGCTGTGGCTCTGACCGGTTGGTCCACGGTCTTCATGTGGATCTTGACCTAG